The DNA sequence CGGCCCTCGCGCTCAGATTTCCCACCCCGCCACCCCTCCGAGTGCAACTCAGCGCTCCAGCACGCCAGCCAGCCGCGCGGCTCGCCTCAAGGCCCGCGCGGCCTCGGCGCGATGGCGACCGCGGATGAAGGGACCGGCGAACAGTCGGAACGGTCGCCGAGACGCGGTGACGGCAAGTCCGGCGTCCTCTACACGGGCGGCCGCGGGTGGAACGGTCAGCGGCACGCCTCCGCCGCGCCCAGCCTGGTCCAGCCCGAGAGCTCGGATGACGGCGCGATATGCGGCGCCGCCCAGAGTCACTACCGCGACGGGATCGAGCGCAGCGAGCTCTTCGGCAAGGTAGCTCAGCATAGAGATCGAGCATCGACGGCGAATGGAGCACGGGCCCGGGCACGAGCGTAGTCGTCGATGGCGGCTGAATGGCGAGTTGGCGCGCCCGGGGGCGCTCAGCGCAGGGTGAGGAAGCCCGCCGCCTCGGCCCGGCGCACCATCTCCCGGATCGGGTCGTAGTCCGCGTCCTGCACCGGGACGAAGCGCGCCATCAGGCCGGCGGCCAGGATCGCCCGGCCCTCGGGATCGGCGTGCATCCCGAGGAACAGCTCGCGGAGGCGGGCCTTCGAGGCCTCGCCGAGTCGGCTCGACACGACGACCGGCGGGATCGGGCACGGGCCGATCGACTCGACGACCCGGAGCTCCCGGCCGAGCTCGGGCCGCCCGGTGGCCTCCAGCTCGAGCACGGTGCTGTCGATCCCCGACGCGTCCACCGCTCCCTCGAGCACCATCCGGATCGAGTTCTGGTGGGAGCCCGAGGGGATCGTCTCCCCGAAGTAGCCGCCGGTCTCGCCCAGCATGAGGAGATGGTCCCGCGGCATGTTGTGCCCCGAGTTCGAGTCGGGGCCGTTGTAGGCGTAGCGCTTCCCGCGCAGGTCGGCGAAGGATTGGATCGGGCTCTCCCGGCGCACGACCACGTCGGTGAAGTAGATCGGCCGCCCCTGGTAGCGGGCCGCCGCCATCACCGGCGCGCACAGGAGCTCGACGGGGCGCTGGGGGCGGTCGAACTTCTGCGCGTAGGGCAGGCCGCAGATGAACGCGAGCTGGATGCGGCCCGTGTCCAGCATCCGGTGCCGGTCCTCCCAGCCGACGCCCACGAGCAGCTCCGCCGGCTCGCCCAGGCGGCGGGTCAGGTAGCCGGCGATCCGCTCGTAGATCGGCCGCGCGTTGTCCGCCAGAAAGGAGGCGAGGGTGAGCACGATCTGATCATATGGCCATCGACCCCCGCGGGAAAGGACCCCATAATACCGGGCGGAGCGGGAACCCGTGGACGACGTGATCCGCCTGAGCCCGTCGGAGACCGTGCGGGACCGTCCGTTCGCGGACCCCTGGCACAACGCCGAGGACCTGGCGGCCATCCTCACGATGGCGGCCCGGCTTCGTCGGCTTCTGAGCCAGCCGGCGCCGTGGCCGGAGCCGCCCCGCCCGGTGGCCATCGAGGCGGCGGAGCCCGACGGCCGCCAGCATCGCGTCATCGTCTGCCGGGCGTCGGCGCTCGGGGCGGAGCGCGACCTGGCCTTCGTCGGCTTCTTCGCCAAGAAGCGGCTCGACCGGGACTGCTCGCCCCTGACGGCGGCGGACGACGAGCTGATCCTCGAACTGCCCGCCCATCCGGGCATCCTGAGCTACAGTTCGCTGGAGCTCCCGGACGGGAACTGGGGCAACCTGATCGTCGTGGACCCGCCGGAGGCGAAGGACCACTGGCGGACGAGCGAGAAGCACGCCTGGGCGGCCCGAGAGCTGGCCCCGGCGTACTACACCGTCATCCGGCTCCACAACGGCGTGTTCCCCGGGGGCCTCCGATCGGATCGTGACCCCGTGCTCCTCCGGACCCGGTACTGGGACTTCCGGGATCCCGCGCCCTGGCGTGCCGAGCGCGAGGTCCCGCCGGTCGGCCGGCGCTCGCCGGCCGAAGCGTAGCGCGCGACCGCCCTAGGAGCGTGTCGGAGTAACCTGGCAGCTCGCCCCCAGCGCGCGATGCGTCGAGCAGCGCTCCGAGCGGCGGCTCTGCCGCCGCAACCGAGGGGGTCTTCCGAGACCCCCCGAAGAGCTACTGCTTGACCAGGAAATGCGCGCGCCGGTTCTGAGCCCAGCAGGCTTCGGAGCGCTCGCTGCAGAGTGGGCGCTCCTCGCCATACGACATCAGCGTGATCCGCGCGGCCTCGACACCGTGGGAGACCAGGTAGTCGCGCGTGGCCTTGGCCCGGCGCTCGGCGAGGGCCAGGTTGTACTCGTTGGTCCCGCGTTCGTCGGCGTGGCCCTCGACGAGGACCTGCGCAGCCCGGTTCGACTTGAGCCACTGGGCGTTCGCGTCGAGGAGCGGCTGGTCCTGCGTCCGAACCTCGTAGCGGTCGAAGTCGAAGTGGACGTCGCGAAGCGCGCCGACCTCGGCGAATTCTCTGGGCGAGGGAAGCGCAGGCAGCGAGGTGCCAGGCGTGCCCGCGAAGGCGGTCGCGCCGGCCGCATCGCTCCCGGCGCCGGCGCCGCTCGACCCGCCGCTCCATGCGGCGCCGCCGGCGCCGCCCTGATTCCCGGCTCCGCCGAGGCCCGCCGTCATGCCCTGGCTACCGCCGGCGCCCGAGCCCTGGCCACTTCCCAGGCTCGCGCCGGACTTCTTTCCGCAGCTCGTCAAGGCGACGAGCGCCACCGAGAGTGTCACGAGAACCAGTCGCCACTGCCCTCCCGTCCTCATGCCCTGCCCCTTTCTCCCGCCCACGCGCGGGCCGCACACGATCGGTCGGCCTCCTACCGGGCCGGCTACCACAATGGCAGGCGCGCCGGGCACACCACGAAGAAAATCTGCTGGCCGCGCGGAAGGACGTCCAGGTTCTCCCATTTGGGAATGTGGTGGGTGCCGCTCTCAAGTGGGAGTCCGGCGAGCCGGGGAGGGCGCTGAGGCACGTCCGGGACCCACGGCCTGGCGCGCCGACCGCGAGCTTCGCCCGCGCGCCGGCGTCCCGTCAGGCGAAGCGCAGCGGGCGGCCGATCGCGAGTCGCTTCGCCTTCTCGAGCATCGTGTGGCCGAGGGCGATGTCGGTGGTGCTGAGGCCGCGGTGCCAGAAGAGGATGGTTTCGTCGTCGCGCTCCCGGCCCGGCTTCCGGCCGACCACGATGTCGGCCAGCTCCGCGTAGAGCGTCCGCTCGGAAAGCTTCCCCGCGTCGACGTGGGCGCGGAGTGCTCCGAACATCCCGCCCTTGCACTGTCCCCAGTCGTCGACGACGAGCTTGTCCATCACGTCGGTCAGCGAGAGCTCGACCGCGCTCATGGTGCCATACGGCACCACGCAGGCGCCGCGGGCGATCCAGTCGGTCCGGAGGAGCGGGGCGGGCTCGGCGAGGCGCGAGGCCTCCACCACGATGTCGGCGTCCCGGACACACGTCTCCCAGTCCTCCACGACCCGCACCGGCTTGCCGAGGTCCGCCGACAGCCGGACGCCGAACGCCGTCCGACTCTCCGGCCGGCGGGAGTGGACCCGGATCTCCGCGAAGTCGAACAGCCGATCCAGCAGGCGCACGTTCCAGTAGGCCGAGCCCCGGGCGCCGATGTGTCCCAGGACGCGGCTTCCCCGGCGCGCCAGGTGCCGGGCTCCGATGGCGGTCATGGCGCCCGTCCGCATGTCGGTGATGGCCGTCGCGTCGAGCACCGCCAGCGGCATCCCCGTTCGCGGGTCGAAGAGGTTGAGGAGGGCCATCTCGGATGGAAGCCCGAGCCGGTAGTTGTCGACATAGTCACCGACGATCTTGACTCCGGCCACGCCGAGCGGCGCGACGTAGCCGCGAAGCACGTTGAAGTGCCCGCGGAAGGCGGGGTCGGGGACCAGGTGGACACGCGCCTCGATGACGGCCTGGCCGCGCCCCTGGGCGACGAGGGCGGCCTCGACGGCCGCCAGGATCTCCTCGTCGGTCAGCGCCAGGGCCTCGATCTCGGGCCCGCCGAGATACGTCAGGAATACGGACTCGGGCATCAGCCGCCGCCGGCCCGCGCCGGTCGCGTGGGCTAGGTCATGGGAGGGAGCCTCGACGGCCCCCTCCCAAGCCCACCCCACCTTTTGGGCTGGGCGGGTGGGCCCGGCGGCAAAGCCGCCGCTCGGACGCTACTCGACGCATTCGGTGATCGGCGCCATCCGCTGGTGATTACTCCGACACGCGGCTAGCCGAGGGACCCGCGGCCGGAAGGAAATCGCGCCGCGGCGCGGGCTCGGAACGCGCGCAGGCCGCGGAGGGCGTGACCGGCCAGCCAGGCGGCCGCCCACGCCACCAGGACGAGGACGCCGACGCCGACGGCGAGCGTGAGGAACGGGTGCGTGAGCGCCAGCCAGACCCCGCCGGCCAGGAGCGCGTTCTCCGAGAGGCTCAGGAGGATGTTGGACAGGGGCTCGGGGCTCGTGTTCACCGCGAGTCGGAGGCTGGCCTTCGCTCCGTGGGCGGCCAGCGTCACGCTGCCCAGGAGAAGGAGGGCGATGACTTCCACCGGGGGCGAGAGTTCCCCGAACACGCGGACCGCCAGGAGGGCGCCGCCGACGGGCCGGATGACGGTGTGGACGGCGTCCCAGGCCGAATCGAGCCACGGGATCTTGTCCGCGAGAAACTCGATCGCGAACAGGATCCCGGCGACCGTGAGGACGAGGGGGTCGGCGAGGACGGCGAGGTGCTGGAAGCTCGGCGCCAGATGGACCCACTCCAGCCGGATGGCCAGGCCGACGAGGAACGCCGCCCCGTAGAGGCTGAGGCCGGACGACAGGCTCAGCCCGAGTGCGCTTCCGATCAGCGCCAGCGTCTCGGCCACGTCACGCCTTCTCGGGACCCAGCCGGCGCGACAGCCCGACGAGCGCCTGGAGCTTCCCGAGGGCCGCCCCGCCGTCGATCGAGTGTGCCGCCTGCTCGACTCCGTCCTTGAAGTCCCGGGCGCGGCCGCCGGCCACCAGCGCCGCCCCGGCGTTGACGACCACCATGTCGCGCTTGGGGCCGGGGTCCCCGCCCAGGATCCGGCGGATGATCTCGGCGTTCTCCTCGCGGTCGCCCCCCCGGAGGTCGGTGATGGAGGCCCGGGCGACGCCGAAGTCCTCGGGACGCACCGTCCCGGTGCGGACGAGCCCCTCCCGGACCTCCGCGATCCAGCTCTCGCCGGTGGTCGAGATCTCGTCGAGCCCGTCCGCCCCGTGGACGACGAACGCGCGGATCGTCCCGAGCTCGGCCAGGACCCGGGCCAGCGGCTCGACCAGCACGCGCGAGTAGACGCCGATGACCTGGGCGTTGGCGCCGGCCGGGTTGGTGAGGGGTCCGAGCACGTTGAAGACGGTGCGGATCCCCATCTCGCGCCGGGCCGGCATCACGTGCTTCATGGCGGTGTGGAGGAGCGGGGCGTAGAGGAAGCCGATGCCGACCTCGTCGATGCACTGGGCCACCTTGGGCGGCGTCAGGTCGAGGTTGATCCCCAGCGTCTCGACGACATCGGCCGAGCCGCACAGGCTGGACACCGAGCGGTTCCCGTGCTTGGCCACCTTGATTCCGGCACCGGCCACGACGAAGGCGGTGGCCGTGGAGACGTTGAAGGTCCCGGTGGCATCGCCCCCGGTGCCGCAGGTGTCGATCAGCATCTCGCGGTCGGTCCCGGTCAGCGCGGCCTCCACCTCGCTCCGGGTGCGGACACGCACGGCCTTGAGCCGCATGACCTCCGCGAGGCCGATCAGCTCCTCGACCGTCTCGCCCTTCATCCGGAGGGCCGTCAGGAAGGCGGCCACCTGGGCGTGGGTCGACCCGCCCGACATGATGGCCTCCATCGCGGCCGCCGCCTCCAGGCGGGTCAGGTCGCGCCGCTCCACCAGGGCGCGAATCGCCTCGACGATCACCGGACTGCTCATCGTTCCCTCCGCCGAATCGGCCGCGCCGGAGGCACGCTCCTAGGAGGCGCGAGCCTTCAGGAAGCTCGCCACGACGCCGTGGACGTCCTCGATCCTGAATGGCTTCGTCATGACCCGGTCGACCCCGTTGGCGCGCAGCTGCTCGGCGGGCAGCTCGACGCCCCACCCGGTCACCAGCACGACCGGGACATCGGGGCGGTGCGCCTTCACCGCCTGGGCCACCTGCCAGCCCGACAGGCCGGGCATCGCCAGGTCCGTCAGCACGAGGTCGAAGGGCGCCGTCCGGAACCGCTCGATGCCCTCGGAGCCCTGGCTGGCCACGGTCACTTCATGGTGGGCCAGCCGCAGCATGTCGGCAAGGGCTTCGCGGACGGGCTCCTCGTCGTCGATCACCAGCAGGCGGGCGGCGGGGACGGCGGGATCGCGCGCCGCGGTCCCGGGCGCCACGCCGCCATAGCCGGCCGGCAGCCGGATCGTGAAGAGGGAGCCCGTGCCCTCGGCCGAGTCCACCGCGATCTGGCCCCCGTGCCGCGAGATGATGCCGTACGCCATGGCCAGACCGAGCCCGGTCCCCTTGGGGCCCTTGGTGGTGAAAAAGGGCTCGAAGATCCGCCGCCGGACCTCCTCGGACATCCCGATCCCGTTGTCGGCGACGCTGACCTCGAGGGCTCCATCGACGCGCCGGCTCGCAATCGTGATCGTGCCTCCGCGCGGGAGCGCGTCCACCGCGTTCAGGATGAGGTTGGTGAGGGCCTGACGCAGCTCCGCCGGGTGGCCATCCACGGCGGGCACGGGGTCGAGGTCCAGGATCACCCGGACGTCGAGCCCGTGTGACTGGGACTCGTCGCGCCAGCGGGTCTGCGTCATCTCGACCGCGTCACGCACGACCTGGTTGACGTCCACGGTCTCGGCCGGCTGGTCGCGGCGGATCCGTGTGAACTCCTGGATCTGGCGGACCGTCTGAGCGCCGTCGAGGGCGGCGCGCTCGATCACCTGGAGCCAGCGCCGGAGCCTCGGGTCGTCCACCTGGGCCAGGATCAGCTGGACGCGTCCCAGGACCGAGGCCAGGATGTTGTTGAAGTCGTGGGCGACCCCGGAGGCCATCTCGCCGAGCGCGCGGAGCTTCTCCGTCTGGACCAGGTGCTCCTGGGCGGTCTTCAGGTCCTGGTAGGCGCGAGCGAGCTCTTCGAAGAGCCGCGCGTTCTCCAGCGCGGTGGCCGCCCGGTCGGCCACGGCCTGGGCGAGCCGGAGGTCGCGCTCGGAGAACTGTCGGATGTCGTCGTGGATGGACCCGGCCAGGATGGCCCGGACAATGCCCCCCGTCACCACCGGGACGATCAGGACCGACCGCATCCCCCAGCGGTCGAGGTCGGGCCGCGACGGGTGCTCGGCCGGCAGTTCGCCCACGTCGCGCAGGATCAGCGGCTGGCCGGTGGCGGCAACCTGCCCCACCAGCCGTTCGCCGACGCGCATCCGCACCGACCCCACGGCCGGCCCCCGCGGCGCCCCGTCGGGCGCGTCGGGTCCCACCCGAGCGGCCACCCGGAGCTCGCGCGTCTCGGGGTTGACGACGAATACCACCCACATGTCGCCGAGGATCTGCACGGCGATTTCGACCAGCGCCTCCAGCACGGCCTCCCGGCGGAGCGTCGCGCTGAAGCGGCGCGAGGCCTCGGCGAGCGCGACCGCTTCGGCCTCCTGTCGCTGCGCCTCCTCGTAGAGCCGCGCGTTCTCGATGGCCACCGCCGCCTGACCGAGCAGCGTCTGGAGCAGGGCCACGTCCGCCGTCGAGAGCGGAGCTTCCCGCCGGCCCCCGAGGGCGAGGACCCCGAGGAGCCGGTCGCCGAGGAAAATGGGGACGCCGTTGAAGGAGGTGATGCCGTGGGCCAGGACCATCTGGCGCCCGGTGATCCGGGAGTCGGTCTCGATGGACACGTCGAGGAGGGGCTTCCGGTGCTCGGCGATCCAGCCGACACCGGCTTGGCCGTAGCGCAGCCGCTCGGGAAGATGGGCCAGGATGTCGGCGTCGCCGTGCCCGGCCCGGCGGGTGAGGACGCGGCGCTCCTCGTCGGCGACCCAGAGGGTCACCAGCGGCGCGCCGAACAGGGCGCCGGTGGCCTCGGCGACCTTGCCCAGCACCTCGTCGAGGCGGAGTGAGGCCGAGACCGCCCGGTTGACCTGATTCAACGCCTCCAGTCGCGCCACGTACTCCCGGACCTCTCCGTAGAGGCGGGCGTTCTCGAGCCCGACCGCAGCCAGCGCGCCGAGCGAGGAGAGTGTTTCGATCTCCCCGGGCGTCGGCTCGTGCGGCTCCCACCAGTAGACCGCCAGGCAGCCGAACGGCGCCTCCTTGATCTGGATCGGCACCGAGAGGGCGGCGCGGTATCCCTCCTGCTCGATCAGCGCCCGGGTGCCGGGGCTCAGTGAGACCTCGCCGTCGGCCAGGATGTCCGAGGTCCAGACCGGCCTTCCTTCGCCCACCGATCGGCCGGAGGTGCCTTCCCCGAGCCGCACGGACAGCATCTGCACGAATCCCGGCGAGAGTCCGGCCCCGCGCACATAGCGCAGGACGCCATCCTCGTCCAGGCGGAAGACGCCGCAGGCGGCCACGCCGATCAGCCCGCGGACCCTCTCGACGATCAGGTCGAGTACCCGCTCGGGATCCAGCGTGGCGCTGATGAGGTGGCCGACCTCGAAGAGGGCGCGCGCCTCGGCCTCCCGCCGTCGCGCCTCCTGGTAGAGCCGCGCGTTCTCGACCGCGATGGCCACCACCTGGGCGAGATCCGCGGCCAGCCCCACGTCGTCCTCGGTGATCTCCGCCCGCCGCCCGAAGAGCGCCCACAGGACGCCGACGACCTCGTCCCGCAGCCGCACCGGAACGGCCAGCTCGCCCACGAGCCCGACGACACGCACCGCATCCGCGAAGTCCGCGCTGATCCGAGGATCGCCGAGATAGTCCGCCGTCCAGAACGGCTCCCCTCGCTCGAGGACCTGGCCCCCGACCCCCTGGCCGGGCCGGACGACGACCCCCCGGAACGCCTCGGCGCCCAGCCCGACCGCCGCCGTGAGCCGGATCGACCCGTCAGGCTCGACGAGCCCGACGGCGCCCCCGTCCGATCCGAGGAGCCGGCGGACGCCGTCCGCCACCAGCGACAGCACGGTCGAGAGATCGAGGGATCCGGTCAGTGTCTGGGTCAGCGCCGCCAGCGTCTCGGCCGTCTGCTGGCGACGGCGTGTCTGGGAGAACAGCCGGGCGTTCTCCAGGGCGGCCGCCGCGTGGTGGGCCAGGACCTCCAGGAACTCGACCTCTTCGCTCGGAATCCGGAAGCCGGGCGGATGGTACACCGCCAGAACGCCCAGCACCTCGCTCCGGATCAAGAGTGGGACCGCCACCAGGGCGCGGGTGCCTTCGCGCTGGATCCGGGCCCGGGCCTCGGCCGAGAGCTTGACCGCCGGGTCGTGCAGGAGGTCGGTCGTCTCGATCGCGCGCCGCTCGACCGCGGCTCGGCCGACCACGCCCTCGCCGAGGGCGAGCACGTGCTCGCGCATGAAGGCCTCGTCGAGGCCGAAGCCCCGCGCGTACCGGAGACGAGCGGCCGCGTCGAACCGGAAGAGACCGAAGGCCTGGGCCCCCAGGATCTCGCGACACTTCTCCTGGATGAGGTCCAGGATGCGGTCGGCGTCGAGCGTCGTGGCGAGCAGCCGGCCGACCTCGGCGCCGGCCTTGACGCGCTCGGCGCGGCCGGCGGCCAGACGGAGGAGCCGGGCGTTCTCGAGCGCGATCGCCGCCTGCACGGCGAAGTCGCCCAGCTGGACGAGGTCGGACTCGCTGAACGGCCGGTTCACCGCCCGGCGGCGGACCAGGATCACGCCCTGGACCGCCCCACCGTACAGAAGCGGCTGTGCCACCACCGCCGAGTCGAAGTCGCGGAACGGCGCGATCGAATACGGGGAGCGGGGATACTCGTTGACGATCATCCCCTCGCCGCGGACCGCCACTCGCCCGGCCACGCCCTCGTTGAGGCGGAGCGCCACCTCGTGGAGCCAGTCAGGCACGTTGAAGGACGCGTGCGGACGGAGGAGGCCGGCTGTCTCGTCGAGGAGGAAGACCGATGCCGAGTCGGCCTGCAGGAGCTCGGTCGCCCGGCGCACGATGAGCCCGAGCAGCCGCTCGGGGTCACGCTGCTGAGAGATCTCCCGCTCGATCTCGCGCAGCGCCTCCAGGCGGCGCAGACGACTCTGGGCGGTATCGAGGAGGGCGGCGCTGTCCAGCGCCACCGCGGCATGGCTGGTGAAGGAACGGAGCAGGTCCACCTCGCGCCGGGTGAAGCGGTGGCGGCGCCACGTGAACAGACAGAGCACGCCGAGGAGTCGCTCGGCCCGGGCGAACGGCACCCCGGCGAACGAGACGAGGCCCTGGTCGCGCACCCAGTCGGGCAAGGCGAGCTGTGGCGTGTTCCGCACCGAGGTGAGCACGATCGGCTTCCGGCGCTGAGCGACCAGACCGACGAGCCCTTCGTCGGCCTTCAGCACCGCGCGGAGCGGCACGCCCCGCTTGCCGGCCCGCCCCCCGGACTCGGCGACCAGCCGGAGCTCGCCGCGCTCTTCGTCCATGAGCCAGAGGTGGACCGTGACCTCGCCCGTCAAGGCGCCCGCCGCCGCCACCACCAGCTCGAGCATCTGCGGCGGCGTGAGCCCGGCGGTCGCCGCCTCGGCGAGGGTGATGAGGGTGCGCTGCGCGACCACCCCGGGGTCGGGACGCGCGGGGGCCCGGCCGCTCCTCGGCGGACGGGCGGACGGGCGTCGTCGAGACCGGGGCTTGCGCGGGGTCGGTTTCGCCATCTCTCGACTCATAATCCCAGGTATGCCTGCCGGATATGGCCCGAGCCCAGGAGCTCGTCGCGCGGTCCGGTGAGCGTCACCTCGCCGTTTTCGAGGACATAGCCGCGGTGGCAGACCTGGAGCGCGCGCAGGACGTTCTGCTCTACGAGCAGGATTGTAGTCCCCTGGCGGTTCACCGTCTCGACAATTTCGAAGATGGTCCGGACCATCAACGGGGCCAGGCCCAGGGACGGCTCATCCAGGAGGAGAAGGCGCGGTCGCGCCATGAGCCCCCGGGCGATGGCCAGCATCTGCTGCTCGCCGCCCGAGAGGGTGCCGGCCAGCTGTCCCTCCCGCTCCCGGAGGCGGGGAAACAGCGCGAACACCGCGTCGAAGCTGGCGATCCGACCGGCCCGGGCGGTCGGCGTCCGGGCGCCCATCTCCAGGTTTTCCCGGACTGTCAGCGAGGGGAAGATCTGCCGGCCCTCCGGGACGTGGGCCAGCCCGAGCCCGACGATGTCGCGCGGCGTCAGACCCCGGAGCACCTGGCCCGCGAAGACGATCCGGCCGGCCCGGGCCGGGATGAGGCCCGAGATCGCGCGGAGCGTGGTGGTCTTGCCGGCGCCGTTCGCCCCGATCAGGGCCACGCACTCCCCTTCCCGGACTTCGAGGGAGGCGGAGCGAACGGCCAGGAGGTCGCCGTACCCGGCGGCCAGCCCGTCGAGGGTGAGCAGCGCGCTCATTCGGTCACCTCGGGACTAGCAGCGCGACCGAGTCCGGCGATGGAACCGGGCCGGCTCATTCGCGCTCCGGGCCGGGAGGCGCCCCCCAGTCCTCGCCGAGGTACGCCTCGATGACACCACGGTCTGACGCGACGGCGGCCGGGGGCCCGGTGGCGATCACGTGCCCCTGGCTGAGGACCACGACGCGGTGGGAGAGGGTCATGACCGCACGCATCACGTGCTCGATCAGCAAGATGGCGATCCCGCGCGCGTTGATGCATCGGCACAGTTCCACGACCTGAGCGGTCTCGGTCGCGTTCAATCCGGCCATCACCTCGTCAAGGAGCAGGAGGCGGGGCTCGGTGGCGAGGGCCCGGGCCAGCTCGAGGCGCTTCCGTTCGGCGAGCGTCAGTCCCCGCGCCGCCACCCCAGTCTTGCCCTCGAGCCCGACGAAGGCCACGACCTCGCGCGCCCGCGCGGTCGCCTCCGCGAACCGTCGCGCGCGGGCCAGGGCGCCGACTCGCACGTTCTCGAGCACCGTGAGCCCCTGGAAGGGCTTCACGATCTGAAAGGTGCGGGCGAGCCCGCGCCGGCACAGGTCGTGGGGCCGGAGGCCCGCGGTGGACTCGCCGATCAGTCGAACGGTCCCCGCGTCGGGGGCCAGGAATCCCGAGACGACGTGGAACAGGGTGGTCTTGCCGGCGCCGTTCGGCCCGATGAGGCCGACGATCTCCCCGGCCTCCAGCGAGAGGCTGACCCCGGACAGGGCCTGGACCCCTCCGAAGCGCTTCTGGACCCCGGCCACCTCCAGCAGCGGCATCAGCCCGCCCGCAGGCCACGGCGGGCGAGCGCGCGGGCCAGGTGGGGATAGGCGCCGCGAGGCAAGAACAGGACGACGGCGATCAGCAGGACCCCGTACACGACCAGGTGCGTCCCGGCCAACCCCGCCCGGGCAAAGTAGGCGCGCGAGAGCTCGGCCAGAGGCGACAGGATGAAGGACCCCAGGATCGGGCCCATGAGGGTCCCCGCCCCACCGACGACCGGCCGGAGGATGATGTCCACCGAGAGCGGAATGCCGAAGACCGCGTTCGGCTGGAGCGAGAAGAGATAGCTGGCGTAGAAGGCGCCGCCGAGGCCGGTCAGGAACGCCGAGAGGATGATCGCCACGAGCTTCACCTGCCGGGTGTCGACGCCGAGCGCCTCGGCGGCATCCTCGTCCTCACGGATCGCCAGGAGATAGGCGCCGAGACGACTTCGCTCGACCAGGGCGACGACCCCCGTCGCCACCAGCATGAGAGCGAGCGAGACGTAGTAGTACCCGCGGTTGTCCTGGAACTGGAGCTGCCAGGGGTTACCGGTGAACTGGATGTACAGCCCGATCGCCCCTCCCACCGCCTCCGTGTTCAGGGCGAGGATCCGGCAGACCTCGGCGAAGGCGACGGTGAGCAGGACGAAGTAGAAGCCCCGGAGACCGA is a window from the Candidatus Methylomirabilota bacterium genome containing:
- a CDS encoding branched-chain amino acid ABC transporter permease; its protein translation is MGLLLVLPAVLGSRVLTVFVFIFFYAYLGQAWNLISGYGGQLSAGHAAFVGVGAYTTTLLAMHVGVSPWLGMFAGGALAAVLGAVIGFLGFRFGLRGFYFVLLTVAFAEVCRILALNTEAVGGAIGLYIQFTGNPWQLQFQDNRGYYYVSLALMLVATGVVALVERSRLGAYLLAIREDEDAAEALGVDTRQVKLVAIILSAFLTGLGGAFYASYLFSLQPNAVFGIPLSVDIILRPVVGGAGTLMGPILGSFILSPLAELSRAYFARAGLAGTHLVVYGVLLIAVVLFLPRGAYPHLARALARRGLRAG
- a CDS encoding GAF domain-containing protein → MVAQRTLITLAEAATAGLTPPQMLELVVAAAGALTGEVTVHLWLMDEERGELRLVAESGGRAGKRGVPLRAVLKADEGLVGLVAQRRKPIVLTSVRNTPQLALPDWVRDQGLVSFAGVPFARAERLLGVLCLFTWRRHRFTRREVDLLRSFTSHAAVALDSAALLDTAQSRLRRLEALREIEREISQQRDPERLLGLIVRRATELLQADSASVFLLDETAGLLRPHASFNVPDWLHEVALRLNEGVAGRVAVRGEGMIVNEYPRSPYSIAPFRDFDSAVVAQPLLYGGAVQGVILVRRRAVNRPFSESDLVQLGDFAVQAAIALENARLLRLAAGRAERVKAGAEVGRLLATTLDADRILDLIQEKCREILGAQAFGLFRFDAAARLRYARGFGLDEAFMREHVLALGEGVVGRAAVERRAIETTDLLHDPAVKLSAEARARIQREGTRALVAVPLLIRSEVLGVLAVYHPPGFRIPSEEVEFLEVLAHHAAAALENARLFSQTRRRQQTAETLAALTQTLTGSLDLSTVLSLVADGVRRLLGSDGGAVGLVEPDGSIRLTAAVGLGAEAFRGVVVRPGQGVGGQVLERGEPFWTADYLGDPRISADFADAVRVVGLVGELAVPVRLRDEVVGVLWALFGRRAEITEDDVGLAADLAQVVAIAVENARLYQEARRREAEARALFEVGHLISATLDPERVLDLIVERVRGLIGVAACGVFRLDEDGVLRYVRGAGLSPGFVQMLSVRLGEGTSGRSVGEGRPVWTSDILADGEVSLSPGTRALIEQEGYRAALSVPIQIKEAPFGCLAVYWWEPHEPTPGEIETLSSLGALAAVGLENARLYGEVREYVARLEALNQVNRAVSASLRLDEVLGKVAEATGALFGAPLVTLWVADEERRVLTRRAGHGDADILAHLPERLRYGQAGVGWIAEHRKPLLDVSIETDSRITGRQMVLAHGITSFNGVPIFLGDRLLGVLALGGRREAPLSTADVALLQTLLGQAAVAIENARLYEEAQRQEAEAVALAEASRRFSATLRREAVLEALVEIAVQILGDMWVVFVVNPETRELRVAARVGPDAPDGAPRGPAVGSVRMRVGERLVGQVAATGQPLILRDVGELPAEHPSRPDLDRWGMRSVLIVPVVTGGIVRAILAGSIHDDIRQFSERDLRLAQAVADRAATALENARLFEELARAYQDLKTAQEHLVQTEKLRALGEMASGVAHDFNNILASVLGRVQLILAQVDDPRLRRWLQVIERAALDGAQTVRQIQEFTRIRRDQPAETVDVNQVVRDAVEMTQTRWRDESQSHGLDVRVILDLDPVPAVDGHPAELRQALTNLILNAVDALPRGGTITIASRRVDGALEVSVADNGIGMSEEVRRRIFEPFFTTKGPKGTGLGLAMAYGIISRHGGQIAVDSAEGTGSLFTIRLPAGYGGVAPGTAARDPAVPAARLLVIDDEEPVREALADMLRLAHHEVTVASQGSEGIERFRTAPFDLVLTDLAMPGLSGWQVAQAVKAHRPDVPVVLVTGWGVELPAEQLRANGVDRVMTKPFRIEDVHGVVASFLKARAS
- a CDS encoding ABC transporter ATP-binding protein; its protein translation is MSALLTLDGLAAGYGDLLAVRSASLEVREGECVALIGANGAGKTTTLRAISGLIPARAGRIVFAGQVLRGLTPRDIVGLGLAHVPEGRQIFPSLTVRENLEMGARTPTARAGRIASFDAVFALFPRLREREGQLAGTLSGGEQQMLAIARGLMARPRLLLLDEPSLGLAPLMVRTIFEIVETVNRQGTTILLVEQNVLRALQVCHRGYVLENGEVTLTGPRDELLGSGHIRQAYLGL
- a CDS encoding ABC transporter ATP-binding protein, which encodes MPLLEVAGVQKRFGGVQALSGVSLSLEAGEIVGLIGPNGAGKTTLFHVVSGFLAPDAGTVRLIGESTAGLRPHDLCRRGLARTFQIVKPFQGLTVLENVRVGALARARRFAEATARAREVVAFVGLEGKTGVAARGLTLAERKRLELARALATEPRLLLLDEVMAGLNATETAQVVELCRCINARGIAILLIEHVMRAVMTLSHRVVVLSQGHVIATGPPAAVASDRGVIEAYLGEDWGAPPGPERE